aatttttataaaagatttctCGAACAACACGAATggttcaattttatttcattccgGGATTTTAAGTCATCTACGATATTATTCGACGTTCGCCGTTTTGAttgaatcgttcgatcgatgtaAGTATATATCGCCATTAGCGATAGCGGAACGGAATGTAATGTCCTTGATTTGATTAGAATTTAGAAAGccatttattttgttgtttgtACGTACTTAGTTCTAACAAGTATTATATCCTCGTGAATTTCTtctgttataataataaataataagcgAAGGCATTTATCGCGATTATTTTCTcatatataatctattatgTTAATTTACTAATCGTAAATAcacaatttattttgtatctaAGGCACAAAACGCTTAATTTCAAGAATGCacaattaatgatataataaataatatatgaaaacaaaacaaaaagtaatatttgcATGATGTTGTTCTCGATAATCACTTGGGCTggcttaaaaatatatctgcaCATGTATTACCTTCTCTCATCAAAAGAGAAGGTATgtcaaaacttttttaaattgataaatgtatagatacacatacacacgcacatatatagatatgtaatctgtatacgtatgtatgtgtatgtatatttatatataaatatatgtatatatctttgttcctttctctGTGTCCTTACATACAGTGAAATCAACGGTGCAAACTGGTTACTATTTCGGCTCTCGAAAACATCAGAATGCCATTATATTCGAGATCGAACAACTATGCTTCGAAGCTAGTGATCGTTCTACAGTTCACAGCTTGGATCTCAGTTGGCATAGTTCTTCTTCAAAAAGGCGTAACCTCCTTGCGAAGTCAGTCCACGATAGAAACAAAAGGCGATACGCAGGTACATtgttttcatatatatgtgtatatatatatatataaataaacacatatatatatgtacatgtaataacgacgatataaagaatatctatgtatgtatttttcacgaagaaatggaaaatacgacgaaatataatatacgcaAGATTTGCGTTTTAATATCGGTTTAATGTCGTTCGAAAAAATGTCTACGCTACgaatcgagattaaattgctATATGAAACTTTTATGAAACctcgtacgtaagtacgtataatattataattgtattaatatcGTGTAATCTTGTATGACGtcgttcgtttattcattcattcattcattcattcatttgcACGTATAAAAtgcataattttgtttttttaaatattatcgaaagcAAGATTTCTAAAGTAAAAGTCAATTAGAATAATGgatattatttcgatcaattatacattatatcgtgatttcaaattttctcttaGGAAAGAAACGATGCCACGATCAGATACTTAAAtgataaaacgaagagaacggcggataaagatgatatttctaacgatattacgaaatataaaaaagatttaaccatcaatttgaaattatatcaggaaaaggaaaatgatatGTCGCAAAGATATTGGAATCGACGTTCGAATGAACGTAATaacgttgaaaataatattatggaAGATATTAACGATGAGCATTCAATTACAAAGAAATTGAACGAACTCgggcaagaagaaaaagaagaagaagaaaaaaaggaaaaagaagaaagagaaaaagagaacggtTTGATTAATTCAAGTGAAACGAGCACGCAACGTGACGTCTATAATTCGTCATATCAGTCGAATAAGACCGAAGATTACGATAGTACCGTCCTTGATCCCTCTAAAACGTTAAGTTCGACTGCAACGTCTAATAATtcgggaaaggaaaaaaaaatacgtactCGTTTGAATAGTGGCGGTGCTGCGGCCGCTATTGCTATGGTCGCTGTTGGTGCTGCTATGCTCGTAGTCGGACCTATGGTCATCGTTTTACGTGCTCTTGATAAAAGACGACAAGAAAggagatatttaaaatcatcgAGGTGGGACGATCAACCGCCTACTTATGAGCAAGCGACATTAATGAACGAAGTTCCGAGATATTCAACCTTAAATTTAAATGCCGTCCATAATTCCCGCGCTCCGTCCACATCTTCGCGCCCAATCGCAACTTCCTTTGAAAGATCTCCTtaagttaatttatttttatatttcatcgatGCATACgcgtgattttttttctcgtatgaattgagatctttttcttttctttttttttgttttttatgtccttttcttatttgttttttccttctctctgtctctctctctctctctctctctttctttctctctctctctttttatcatgTCGATGCACATTgcacatattattttatctcgaaCATAACGAAAGCacaattcttcctttttttttgttcttttcgtaaattatcgatatattcttttgtatattatcaattattaagtAAATTAGATTTCTTATAGAGCGTTAAGTAAAATTCGTTGAAATTGTTTGCGCACGTACACAATGCgttttcgaaataatcgaagGTTTTGTTAATCGTGCCTTAATATTAATTGACTGCCAGAcagtatatatgataattataaggtgtatatatatataatattagtttTAATATAGATTTAATTCTTGTATaatggaaaagagataaaatacatatatatatatatatctttttttactaattCAGATCAAAAAATGATCGGTAGAGGTTAACGAAGGTAAGAACTCTGAGCGCTTATCTTCATTTGTTTCTTATCAATGCAATACGTTTTTACAATACTTATAATCAATTgtgaatttgataaaaaatttataatagtaatcttttgtttaaaattttttcaactttttttttgtatatagatacgcatgaattataatgttttataaaaacaacTGAAGTATGTattgggagagaaaaaaaaatctaaattaaCCTATTCGAATCTCTCGatcaattattttgatttttcataatttatttatatgttatttaaatGGTGAGTATAGAttctaatcgaaaaaaatatgcggaAAGTATGCTGCTGttactaataatattttttgaaattttcttaagTATATAACGTGTTATTTGAAaatcgtttattataattttagttTATAAATTTCGCGCGCGTGTTCATACTTCTGTCAACATTGTTAAATTGGTTATCGCATATTGTTATTTTGTCTTCGCAAAGAATATTGAgtcatttatttaatcgaatatttgaaaaacgtagaaaacatatttttatttcgttggtACTGATAgtgtagtagtgtagtagttaCGTCCCCAACGTAAGGTCGAGGAAGCGTTCTCTCTGAAACAGTTTCGgcaaaaaaaatttaagataattggtatttattatactttattagaataataagtattaaaaaaaaattagggtatattttataaaaaattgtattttttactaACGAGGAAAGATGTTTAAAAAGTACGTATACATCAGTACATAACCTTACTCGCATGTTCGTGAacatattcgtttatttttatttgttattacgaATAGATTCGATGAAAAGGATAGTGTTTCCGGTATACAGCAATTAAAATCGTCCGTTCAGAAAGGAATACGTTCGAAACTCTTGGATTTATATCCACATTTAGAAAGTCATGTAGATACTATCATTCCAAAGAAGGATGCATTTAGAATTGTTAAGTGGTAAGATTTTtcataaagatatattatttcataaatttgtatattgatgaatataaattaacaaagGTACAATGTTTCGATCATAGTCATGATCACATAGAAATTATAGTCAATGCAGCAGGAgaacttttattctttcgacaACGTGAAGGTCCATGGATGCCTACATTAAGGTTATTACACAAATGTAAGATAATTTGATatcagaatatttatattattaaacattcaAAAGATAAGTACTCTGTTAAATGGTTATTGTaagattttcaattttttaagatCCGTTCTTTTTACCAATGGAACAAGTCGATAAAGGAGCAATCAGATTTGTACTTAGCGGTGCAAATATTATGTGTCCAGGTTTAACATCAAAAGGTGCAAAAATGACACCTGTAGAGAAGGGAACTGTTGTTGTATccttatatataagataatataggttatttaatagtaaatattttagaaacaaaaattggTAGTTTGAATGgcatattttgtttctttttgaatcAAAATCgcacgaatttttatttataatcttgaTGATCGGTATAAATTTAACAGTTTTACCcataaaatattaagtatGAACTTAATAAGCAACTAGGCAGTTATGGCAGAAGGGAAGCAGCATGCTTTAGCAGTGGGTGTAACTACTCTATCAACAGAAGATATGTAAGTAGTGATCTGGTTCTGCATCATTAATTTGAATTAAggatttaaattttttttgttgccATCATATTTATGTCAACATgactatattaaaatatgatttacaGAGCCAAAGTGAATAAAGGAGTAGGAATCGAAAATTGTCATTATTTGAATGATGGATTATGGCAAATGAAGCCTGTGAAGTAAGaggaaaatattgtaataagcATCCAAATTGTGTATCAATAagatttacatattatatgaataaagtcgttgtttttaaatataatcttgTATTGTAGACCGTCATAGCAATTTACAATAGATGATCAAAagattacatatttttattatacaaattatataatctattatgtttatttttatgttatgtTTACTTAAGTGTgccattttttataatgaaagcATGAAAATGGAtaaggaaatgaaagaaataaaaaaagaaaataagaggaaaataCGCTTTACACAGAGCCTGATTTCATATCAGTAGAAGTTTCCTGACTGTCAGGAGCAGTACTACGTTCACTTTCACAATGACCTGACGCTGGAGAATAGGATGAATTATTACTATCGGGAGTAGAACCAGAAGTAGTACCTGAACCAGATACACTGTTATTAGCTGCATTACTTTCTCCTACAGTATGAGGGGATTGTGGATGATAATGCGGACTGTGTGGACTATGAGGACTGTGTGTATGAGGACGGCTCATAGTATGTGGCGAATACTGAGAATATGGTTGATGATAATAGGGATGAGCGTATTGGGGATAAGGTTGATGATACGGTTGCTGTTGTGAATAAGTATAAGAAGGATGCGGAGGTCTTGGGGCAAGCGGCACGTTTTGTGGCTGTGGACCAGGTCCTGGTTGATATTGTTGACCATATCCTTGATTAGGTGGAATTATAGGTGATGTATGTGGATTAGTTACTGGTCCTTGAGGAGGAAGGACCTGTGTTCCTTGCGTTCCTTGAGACGTTTGATGCGGCGACATAGTATGGTTAGATAGCATTCCTTGTTGATGAGGATTGTGTAAGGGGGGTGCTGGTGAAGATACTGGAGGCATGTTCGGTATGTTTTGAGTTGCGCTTACTGTCACTGGTACAGAAGCACTAGTAGTGTTAGATTGCTGTTGTTGCGAAGATGTCGGCGGTGCTGTTTGTTGATGCGATTGCTGTTGATGAGATTGAGATGGTGATTGTTGATGAGATTGAGGTGGCGGTGGATGAGGTTGCGGCGACGGTTGCGGATGGGATTGAGGTGGTAGTTGTTGGTGAGACTGAGGTGGAGGTTGATGAGATGGAGGGGGTGGCTGTTGATGAGATTGAGGTGGTGGTTGTTGATGTGGCTGAGGTGGTGGTGGCTGATGAGTTTGAGGTGACGGTTGTGGATGGAACTGAGGTGGTGGCTGCTGATGAGATTGAGGTGGGGGTGGTTGCTGATGGGATTGAGGTGGTGGTTGGTGAGATTGAGGTGGTTGGTGAGATTGAGGTGGTGGTTGCTGATGAGATTGAGGCGGTGGTTGCTGCTGTGGCTGTGAAGGTGGTTGCTGATGAGGTTGAGGTGTTGGTTGTTGATGAGTTTGAGGAGGTGGTGGTTGATGAGTTTGAGATGGTGGTTGTGGATGGGActgaggtggtggtggttgttgATGAGTTTGGGATGGTGGTTGTGGGTGGGGCTGAGGTGGGGGTGGCTGATGAGTTTGAGGTGGTGGTTGTGGATGGGACTGAGGTGGTGGTTGTGGATGAGG
This genomic stretch from Vespula vulgaris chromosome 21, iyVesVulg1.1, whole genome shotgun sequence harbors:
- the LOC127071329 gene encoding uncharacterized protein LOC127071329, with the translated sequence MPLYSRSNNYASKLVIVLQFTAWISVGIVLLQKGVTSLRSQSTIETKGDTQERNDATIRYLNDKTKRTADKDDISNDITKYKKDLTINLKLYQEKENDMSQRYWNRRSNERNNVENNIMEDINDEHSITKKLNELGQEEKEEEEKKEKEEREKENGLINSSETSTQRDVYNSSYQSNKTEDYDSTVLDPSKTLSSTATSNNSGKEKKIRTRLNSGGAAAAIAMVAVGAAMLVVGPMVIVLRALDKRRQERRYLKSSRWDDQPPTYEQATLMNEVPRYSTLNLNAVHNSRAPSTSSRPIATSFERSP
- the LOC127071331 gene encoding malignant T-cell-amplified sequence 1 homolog isoform X1, which produces MFKKFDEKDSVSGIQQLKSSVQKGIRSKLLDLYPHLESHVDTIIPKKDAFRIVKCHDHIEIIVNAAGELLFFRQREGPWMPTLRLLHKYPFFLPMEQVDKGAIRFVLSGANIMCPGLTSKGAKMTPVEKGTVVAVMAEGKQHALAVGVTTLSTEDIAKVNKGVGIENCHYLNDGLWQMKPVK
- the LOC127071331 gene encoding malignant T-cell-amplified sequence 1 homolog isoform X2, encoding MFKKFDEKDSVSGIQQLKSSVQKGIRSKLLDLYPHLESHVDTIIPKKDAFRIVKCHDHIEIIVNAAGELLFFRQREGPWMPTLRLLHKYPFFLPMEQVDKGAIRFVLSGANIMCPGLTSKGAKMTPVEKGTVVYELNKQLGSYGRREAACFSSGCNYSINRRYSQSE